From Gemmatimonadaceae bacterium, one genomic window encodes:
- the hemL gene encoding glutamate-1-semialdehyde 2,1-aminomutase produces MRRARELFPGGVNSPVRAFRGVGGDPFVVERGEGARIWDADGKEYIDYVLSWGPLVLGHAPPVVLEAVSEAMRRGTSFGIPTEAEVELAELVTERMPHVEMLRFVSSGTEATMSAIRLARAATGREVILKFDGCYHGHGDSFLVRAGSGVATLGLPNSPGVPESLAALTVVAPFNDLTAVEALLARNSVAAIIVEPVVGNAGFIAPDPAFLAGLRKLADVHGALLVFDEVMTGFRVAFGGARERFGITADLTTLGKVIGGGFPVAAYGGRRDLMRQIAPDGPVYQAGTLSGNPVAMAAGIATLDALTENLHDAIVRQTDRLVLGLRGIAARRRVPFTADSAGTMWGFFFRDEPVRSFADAKTSDVERFGRFFHAALERGVYLAPSAFEAAFMSSAHTDEVVDQTLDRLDAAMATVA; encoded by the coding sequence ATGCGCCGGGCGCGCGAGCTGTTTCCCGGCGGAGTGAACTCGCCGGTGCGCGCGTTCCGCGGCGTGGGCGGCGATCCGTTCGTCGTCGAGCGCGGGGAGGGCGCGCGCATCTGGGACGCCGATGGCAAGGAGTACATCGACTACGTCCTGTCGTGGGGTCCGCTCGTATTGGGCCACGCGCCGCCGGTCGTTTTAGAGGCGGTGAGCGAGGCGATGCGTCGCGGCACGAGTTTCGGAATTCCGACCGAAGCCGAGGTCGAGCTGGCCGAACTGGTGACCGAGCGGATGCCGCACGTCGAGATGCTCCGGTTCGTCTCGAGCGGCACCGAAGCCACGATGAGCGCGATCCGTCTCGCGCGCGCCGCGACGGGCCGCGAGGTCATCCTCAAGTTCGACGGGTGCTACCACGGTCATGGCGACTCATTTCTCGTCCGCGCCGGGTCGGGCGTCGCGACGCTGGGACTGCCCAACTCACCCGGTGTGCCGGAGTCGCTCGCGGCTCTCACAGTCGTCGCGCCGTTCAACGACCTCACCGCCGTCGAAGCGCTGCTCGCCCGAAATTCGGTCGCGGCGATCATCGTGGAGCCGGTCGTCGGCAACGCAGGGTTCATCGCGCCCGATCCCGCCTTTCTCGCCGGACTGCGCAAGCTGGCCGACGTCCACGGCGCGTTGCTCGTGTTCGACGAAGTGATGACGGGATTCCGCGTGGCGTTTGGCGGCGCGCGAGAACGCTTCGGCATCACCGCCGACCTCACGACGCTCGGCAAGGTCATCGGCGGAGGATTCCCTGTCGCGGCGTACGGAGGGCGACGCGATCTGATGCGCCAGATCGCGCCCGATGGTCCGGTCTACCAGGCGGGAACGTTGTCCGGGAACCCCGTGGCGATGGCGGCGGGAATCGCGACGCTCGACGCGCTCACCGAAAACCTCCACGACGCCATCGTCAGGCAGACCGATCGCCTCGTGCTCGGTCTGCGCGGAATCGCCGCGCGCCGGAGGGTTCCGTTCACCGCCGACAGCGCCGGGACAATGTGGGGATTCTTCTTTCGCGACGAGCCGGTGCGTTCGTTCGCCGACGCCAAGACGAGCGACGTCGAGCGATTCGGACGTTTCTTTCACGCCGCGCTCGAACGGGGCGTCTACCTCGCGCCCTCGGCCTTCGAGGCCGCGTTCATGTCGTCCGCCCACACGGATGAGGTAGTCGACCAAACGCTCGATCGCCTCGACGCCGCGATG
- the rimO gene encoding 30S ribosomal protein S12 methylthiotransferase RimO: protein MKVSVITLGCDKNTVDSERYVAQLADHGATYTSDLDDADVVLVNTCGFIDAAKKESIDAMVEAGRLKDRGSCKAVVGVGCMVERHKDELLSALPEIDLFLGSSEMDRLVPELTERGLLAADDVPVPHPGVRQFVAGLPHVRYLKVSEGCDHGCAFCAIPLMRGKHRSFALDDIVREAQLLEAQGAREVNLVAQDLAHYGRDVRDRKVGLADVLTALVRETSIPWIRMLYIYSAGLTPAVLELMATESRIVPYLDMPIQHGADGVLARMRRPERQRTVRARVDAVRATVPDVAIRTTCIVGFPGETEEEYATLLEFLEELQFDRVGAFAYSAQEGTRAAEMEDDVPEAVKLERLERLNETQRLITSERYEQRLGCTVRAIVDRVDDDGVQARVLWQADDIDGVTRLAGANKVAPGSFVDVELDGVVDDVDFSARLVSVVSAPPAKARRVRALPMLGSVGSYGR from the coding sequence ATGAAGGTTTCGGTCATCACTCTCGGTTGCGACAAGAACACCGTGGACAGCGAGCGTTACGTCGCGCAGCTCGCCGACCACGGCGCGACCTACACGAGCGACCTCGACGACGCCGACGTCGTGCTCGTCAACACGTGCGGGTTCATCGACGCGGCGAAAAAGGAATCGATCGACGCGATGGTCGAGGCGGGGCGGCTCAAGGATCGCGGGTCGTGCAAGGCGGTGGTCGGGGTCGGCTGCATGGTCGAGCGCCACAAGGACGAGCTGCTCTCGGCCCTGCCGGAAATCGATCTGTTCCTCGGCTCGTCCGAAATGGACCGCCTGGTTCCGGAGCTCACCGAGCGGGGTTTGCTGGCCGCGGACGACGTTCCGGTTCCGCATCCCGGTGTCCGGCAGTTCGTAGCCGGGTTGCCGCACGTGCGCTACCTCAAGGTCAGCGAAGGGTGCGACCACGGGTGCGCGTTCTGCGCGATTCCGCTGATGCGAGGCAAACACCGCTCGTTCGCGCTCGACGACATCGTCCGCGAAGCGCAGCTGCTCGAGGCGCAGGGGGCGCGAGAGGTGAACCTCGTTGCCCAGGATCTGGCGCACTACGGTCGCGACGTCCGCGACAGAAAAGTTGGTCTCGCCGACGTGCTCACCGCGCTCGTTCGAGAGACGTCGATCCCGTGGATCCGGATGCTCTACATCTATTCGGCGGGGCTCACTCCGGCCGTTCTCGAGCTGATGGCGACCGAGTCGCGGATCGTGCCGTACCTCGACATGCCGATCCAGCACGGAGCGGACGGCGTCCTGGCGCGCATGCGCCGGCCCGAGCGACAGCGTACGGTGCGCGCTCGCGTCGACGCGGTGCGCGCCACCGTTCCCGACGTCGCCATTCGCACGACGTGCATCGTCGGCTTTCCCGGCGAGACCGAGGAAGAGTACGCAACGCTGCTCGAGTTCCTCGAAGAGCTGCAGTTCGACCGCGTCGGCGCGTTCGCCTACTCCGCCCAAGAAGGCACGCGCGCCGCGGAAATGGAAGACGACGTCCCCGAAGCGGTCAAGCTCGAGCGTCTCGAACGGTTGAACGAAACGCAGCGACTGATCACGTCGGAGCGGTACGAGCAGCGCCTCGGATGTACGGTGCGCGCGATCGTCGATCGAGTGGATGACGACGGCGTGCAGGCCCGCGTGCTCTGGCAGGCCGATGACATCGACGGCGTCACCAGGCTCGCGGGAGCGAACAAGGTCGCCCCGGGGTCATTCGTCGACGTCGAGCTCGATGGAGTAGTCGACGACGTCGATTTTTCGGCGAGGCTCGTGAGCGTCGTGTCGGCGCCGCCGGCGAAGGCGCGCCGCGTGCGCGCGCTGCCGATGCTCGGTTCGGTCGGAAGCTACGGTCGGTGA